GCCGGTGATCGCGGCGGTCTTGCCGGCCAGGCTGAATCGGGCAAGTGCGTCCATCGGCGTCGTCCTGTCTAGCTGGGGATGGGAGCCTCGGCCCGGTGGCCGACGAGGTCGAGCACCCGCTCGATGCGGTCGATGGCAAAGTCGACGCCGGCGACCGGCGCCTGCACCGGGCCGTAGCCGGCGACCTGGAGGCCGGCGGCACGGGCGGCGCTGGCGCCGGTGACGCTGTCCTCCACCGCCAGCACCGCGGCGGGGGCGAGGCCGAGCCGCTCGGCGCCGCGGCGATAGGGCTCGGGATCGGGCTTGCCGTGCACGACGTCGTCGAGGCTGATCGAGAACAGGATGGCGCCGCCGAGGCCGAGCGCCGCCAGGTTGGCGTCGACCACGCGGCGGCTGGAATTGGAGACGCAGATCTGCGGCAGGCCCAGCGCCGCGATGCGCGCCACCGTCTCGCGCACGCCCGGCAGCGGCTGCAGCGCCGGGGCGTGGATGGCGTAGTGGTCCTCCACCGCCGCGGTCCAGGCCGCGAGGGTGACGCCGTCGGGCAGGCGCGGGACGAGCGCCGCCCAGACGTCGGGCAGGTGCACGCCGCGGAAGGCGTCCATGCTGAGGCCGGCGAGATCGACGCCCCAGCGCCGGCCGGCGCCGATCAGCGCCTCGTGATGCAGCGGCTCGCTGTCGACCAGCGTCCCGTCGATGTCCCAGGCGATGGCGCGGATGCTCATGCAGTCTCCTCGATTCGGCTCCCCGCCAACCTGGCATAGGT
This portion of the Labrys wisconsinensis genome encodes:
- a CDS encoding HAD family hydrolase encodes the protein MSIRAIAWDIDGTLVDSEPLHHEALIGAGRRWGVDLAGLSMDAFRGVHLPDVWAALVPRLPDGVTLAAWTAAVEDHYAIHAPALQPLPGVRETVARIAALGLPQICVSNSSRRVVDANLAALGLGGAILFSISLDDVVHGKPDPEPYRRGAERLGLAPAAVLAVEDSVTGASAARAAGLQVAGYGPVQAPVAGVDFAIDRIERVLDLVGHRAEAPIPS